The following are encoded in a window of Primulina eburnea isolate SZY01 chromosome 4, ASM2296580v1, whole genome shotgun sequence genomic DNA:
- the LOC140830738 gene encoding LOW QUALITY PROTEIN: serine/threonine-protein kinase RUNKEL-like (The sequence of the model RefSeq protein was modified relative to this genomic sequence to represent the inferred CDS: inserted 1 base in 1 codon): protein MNHYHIYEAIGRGKFSTVYKGRKKKTIEYFAIKSVDKTHRTKVLQEVRILHTLDHSNVLKFYSWYETSAHLWLVLEYCVGGDLMTLLQQDSKLPEDSIYDLAHDLVLALQYLHSKGIIYCDLKPSNILLDENGHTKLCDFGLAKKLSDISSTPASQLPQTKRGTPCYMAPELFQDGGVHSYASDFWALGCVLYECYTGRPPFVGKEFTQLAKSIVLDATPALPGTPTRAFENLINSLLTKDPVERMQWPELCSHAFWRTIFSPLALPSQPAFANMIEVSSEPHLTERNVDRPIRNKTPPKTCGIISRGSSKQDENLNLWEKGEETPVKGVTSSRKTHTNPSCRIPDGKHKNLLNNTGGLNLLRLSRIAKCNMQRENEKENYRRPLPSSSKNDAEVKIENNDMELDFNENIEDEGHDEIEGSESTSCTVDDNLSTPSKHEEKPEEMDNLISQSDKSNVVDTLLSEDSKTQERELSSEQIEVSHVAATPPSANTQRKASRIKDVSGNALDFNATKSSTDLSEAFWHPSDLSVRPVMPSRKLDKGSDAIPSLPFDVFPASHFTKMPKEKLDSLCNGIVSILNGNSALGEKQGVIRYLDWLSSNVDAANVLTNGPIMLVLVKMLRQCKASALRLQLLSLIGLLIRHSTFIGDDLSYSGILGALTDGLRDSQEKVRRFSMAALGELLFYISTLNDHALDNKPQESPSRDNRPSSGWQVPSSLISLISSVLRKGEDDLTQLYALRTIENISSHGGYWAIRFTSQDVINNLCYIFRAPGKQENMKLTAGSCLVRLVRFSPSSMQQVLEKLPIKDIISSLFKGNQREQQISLNLLNMAMLSNHLATNVGRQFLSLMEDKNLLPNLLSLIEKGSEVLKGKTMVFVALLCKIGKRWLPHLFCNARILSAVDRLSKEKDKYLQHCLDSFVQAVASIVPGLLETITGDVQQLMGGRRHGQVIGQNSRNSAKNSIHFFPVVLHLLGSSLFKRSIITEHVLQQVANLLKLTESPFQGRDDFQTTLLRVLESITEEPSTFDNYPVIFFCQVLPSLTAIYKGNKDGDARFLCLKIFFDVMVLILNDASKDKKWPEDVKSISNDYFLPLYPSLIVDEDPIPMYAQKLLVMLIESNHIKISDILHMKAVSQCFDFLLGDFSTINVXHVMLYLALASAPELEIKILSQLKVVRKIGNFLEFVHAKEMEDFIEPTLGLCRAFLLRSLSSKVFVYSRDPTLLSGNSSECAIDQQQCIKDIMDFSGNVGVLLELSKSSEANISDLASECVTLLFQAAPREATMNLMMNLSKVSMLLDPRSNGVAHLVVERTLHSLGFAIRLHLTHSMILSVSTSELAKIEALVSQLRSSSIHNIVDAAFQVALELQRIPH, encoded by the exons ATGAATCACTATCACATTTACGAAGCGATTGGCCGTGGGAAATTTTCG ACGGTATATAAAGGACGGAAGAAGAAGACGATCGAGTATTTTGCAATTAAAAGCGTGGACAAAACGCATAGAACGAAGGTTCTTCAAGAA GTTCGAATTCTCCACACACTGGATCACTCCAATGTGCTGAAGTTCTATTCATG GTATGAAACATCAGCTCATTTGTGGTTAGTTCTGGAGTATTGTGTGGGAGGAGATCTGATGACTTTGTTGCAGCAG GATAGTAAGCTTCCAGAAGATTCTATATATGACTTGGCTCATGACCTTGTTCTAGCTCTACA GTACTTACATTCGAAGGGAATCATTTATTGTGACTTAAAACCATCAAACATACTTCTGGATGAAAATGGACACACGAAG TTGTGTGATTTTGGATTGGCTAAAAAACTGAGTGATATATCATCGACGCCGGCTTCTCAG TTACCCCAAACAAAACGTGGAACCCCATGTTACATGGCTCCTGAATTATTCCAAGATGGAGGGGTTCACTCATATGCTTCTGATTTCTGGGCTCTAGGCTGTGTGCTGTATGAATGCTATACTGGAAGGCCTCCATTTGTTGGAAAAGAATTCACACAGTTGGCAAAGTCAATCGTTTTGGATGCAACTCCTGCTCTTCCTGGAACTCCAACCCGTGCATTTGAAAATTTGATAAATTCTTTGTTGACAAAAGATCCAGTTGAAAGGATGCAGTGGCCCGAACTTTGCAGTCATGCTTTTTGGAGGACAATATTTTCTCCATTGGCATTACCTTCTCAACCAGCTTTTGCTAATATGATTGAGGTGTCTTCTGAGCCACATCTTACAGAGCGCAATGTTGATAGGCCGATTCGGAACAAGACTCCACCTAAAACTTGCGGAATAATTTCAAGAGGCTCAAGTAAACAAGATGAAAATTTAAATCTTTGGGAAAAGGGAGAAGAAACACCAGTCAAAGGCGTAACGAGCAGTCGTAAAACTCATACAAATCCTTCATGCAGGATTCCCGATGGTAAGCACAAGAACCTTTTAAATAATACTGGAGGCTTGAATCTTCTGCGACTTTCAAGAATTGCTAAATGTAATATGCAGAGAGAAAATGAAAAGGAGAATTATAGGAGGCCATTACCTAGTAGCTCTAAGAATGATGCAGAAGTCAaaattgaaaacaatgacaTGGAACTCGATTTTAATGAGAACATTGAAGATGAGGGGCATGATGAAATAGAGGGATCTGAGAGCACATCATGCACTGTAGATGATAACTTGTCGACTCCAAGCAAGCATGAGGAGAAACCAGAAGAGATGGATAACCTAATTAGTCAGTCGGATAAGTCAAATGTGGTAGACACCCTTCTCTCAGAAGATTCAAAAACACAAGAACGGGAATTGTCTTCTGAGCAAATTGAAGTGAGTCATGTGGCAGCCACCCCACCCAGTGCTAATACTCAGCGGAAGGCTTCACGTATTAAAGATGTTTCAGGGAATGCTCTAGATTTTAATGCTACAAAATCATCTACAGATTTATCAGAGGCATTCTGGCACCCATCCGATCTCTCAGTAAGACCAGTTATGCCAAGCAGAAAACTTGATAAAGGATCAGACGCAATTccttcccttccatttgatgtATTTCCAGCATCTCATTTTACAAAAATGCCTAAAGAGAAACTGGATTCTTTGTGTAATGGAATTGTGAGCATATTGAATGGTAATTCGGCTTTAGGTGAGAAGCAAGGTGTTATAAGGTACCTCGATTGGTTAAGCAGCAATGTTGATGCTGCCAATGTTTTGACAAATGGTCCGATAATGCTAGTTCTTGTCAAAATGCTTAGGCAGTGTAAAGCTTCGGCTTTGCGTTTACAACTCTTATCCCTTATAGGTCTTTTAATCCGCCATTCAACTTTTATTGGCGATGATTTGTCATATTCTGGAATTCTAGGTGCTTTAACTGATGGCCTTCGAGACAGTCAGGAAAAAGTAAGAAGGTTCTCTATGGCAGCTTTGGGTGAATTGCTTTTTTACATATCTACTCTTAATGATCATGCTCTGGATAACAAGCCCCAGGAATCTCCATCTAGAGACAACCGGCCCTCTTCTGGATGGCAG GTTCCAAGTTCTTTGATCTCTTTGATTTCATCGGTTTTACGGAAAGGAGAGGATGATCTAACCCAGCTTTATGCTTTAAGAACAATAGAGAACATCTCTAGTCATGGTGGCTACTGGGCGATTCGTTTCACCAGCCAGGATGTAAttaacaatctctgctacatATTTAGGGCTCCCGGGAAACAAGAAAACATGAAGCTCACAGCAGGATCATGTTTGGTTCGTTTGGTTCGCTTTAGCCCTTCCAGCATGCAACAAGTTCTAGAGAAACTCCCCATTAAGGACATCATATCGAGCCTTTTCAAGGGAAATCAACGAGAACAGCAAATCAGTTTGAACCTTCTAAATATGGCGATGCTCAGTAATCATTTGGCGACAAATGTTGGACGTCAATTTCTTTCCTTGATGGAAGATAAGAATCTTCTTCCGAACCTGTTATCTCTTATTGAGAAGGGAAGTGAAGTTCTGAAGGGAAAGACAATGGTTTTTGTGGCTTTACTATGTAAAATTGGAAAGAGATGGCTCCCACATCTTTTTTGCAATGCAAGAATTCTTTCAGCTGTAGATAGGCTTTCAAAAGAGAAAGATAAATACTTGCAGCATTGTCTAGATTCTTTTGTGCAAGCTGTGGCATCTATAGTACCAGGTCTGCTAGAAACAATAACTGGAGATGTTCAGCAACTTATGGGTGGCAGACGTCATGGACAAGTTATTGGTCAAAACAGCCGAAATTCTGCAAAGAACAGTATTCATTTCTTTCCTGTGGTTCTTCATCTTTTAGGGAGTTCTTTATTCAAGCGTTCAATTATCACTGAGCATGTCTTGCAGCAGGTGGCAAATCTTCTTAAACTGACAGAGTCACCTTTCCAG GGCAGAGACGACTTTCAGACAACTCTTTTGCGAGTTCTAGAATCAATCACAGAAGAGCCATCAACATTCGATAATTACCCCGTTATTTTCTTCTGTCAAGTTCTCCCTAGTCTGACTGCTATATACAAAGGAAACAAAGATGGAGATGCTAGATTTTTATGCTTGAAAATTTTCTTTGATGTCATGGTTCTTATACTGAATGATGCATCAAAGGATAAGAAGTGGCCAGAAGATGTGAAGTCAATATCGAATGATTATTTTCTCCCTCTCTACCCATCTTTGATTGTGGATGAAGATCCCATTCCAATGTACGCTCAGAAACTTCTCGTGATGCTTATTGAGTCCAATCACATTAAAATCTCAGACATTCTTCACATGAAAGCAGTTTCACAGTGCTTTGATTTTCTGCTTGGTGACTTTTCAACTATCAATG AGCATGTAATGCTCTATCTTGCTTTAGCATCTGCTCCAGAACTAGAAATCAAGATCCTCTCTCAATTAAAAGTAGTACGAAAGATTGGAAACTTTTTAGAGTTCGTACATGCCAAGGAGATGGAAGATTTCATTGAACCGACTCTTGGCCTTTGTAGGGCATTCCTTTTACGTTCGTTAAGCTCAAAGGTCTTTGTCTATTCGAGGGATCCCACACTCTTATCTGGTAACTCCAGTGAATGTGCCATAGACCAGCAGCAATGCATAAAAGATATAATGGACTTTAGTGGCAATGTAGGAGTCTTGCTAGAGTTGAGCAAGTCCAGTGAAGCGAATATTTCAGATTTGGCTTCCGAATGTGTCACTTTATTGttccaggcagcaccaagagAAGCTACCATGAATTTGATGATGAATCTATCCAAGGTCTCCATGCTCCTTGACCCCAGGAGCAATGGTGTTGCCCATTTGGTGGTAGAACGAACTTTACACAGTCTTGGTTTTGCCATTCGACTGCATCTGACACATTCAATGATACTTTCTGTCAGTACGTCGGAGTTAGCAAAGATCGAAGCTCTTGTATCACAGTTAAGAAGTTCGAGCATACATAATATTGTTGATGCCGCTTTTCAGGTGGCCTTGGAGTTGCAGAGGATACCTCACTAG